The following proteins come from a genomic window of Bartonella apihabitans:
- a CDS encoding glycine--tRNA ligase subunit alpha — protein sequence MSLPEYLDPKRSFQGLILTLQNYWAQYGCAVLQPYDMEVGAGTFHPATTLRSLGPRPWKAAYVQPSRRPTDGRYGENPNRLQHYYQFQVLLKPSPDDLQDLYLGSLRAIGLDTNLHDVRFVEDDWESPTLGAWGLGWECWCDGMEVSQFTYFQQICGIECSPVSGELTYGLERLAMYIQGVDNVYDLNFNGREGEDKISYGDIFLQAEQEYSRFNFEFADTELLHRHFIDAERECAAILEAGKPHEKGGLHLCVMPAYDQCIKASHVFNLLQARGVISVTERQSYILRVRDLARRCGEAFLLTDAGGANYKGEA from the coding sequence GTGAGCCTGCCCGAATATCTTGATCCGAAACGCTCCTTTCAGGGTCTTATCCTGACGTTGCAGAATTATTGGGCGCAATATGGTTGCGCTGTTTTGCAGCCATATGACATGGAAGTGGGAGCTGGTACTTTTCATCCGGCGACAACCTTGCGGTCACTGGGACCTCGTCCATGGAAAGCCGCCTATGTACAACCTTCGCGCCGTCCGACCGATGGTCGGTATGGTGAAAATCCGAACCGTTTACAACATTATTATCAATTCCAGGTTTTGCTCAAACCTTCACCGGATGATTTACAGGATCTTTATCTCGGGTCTTTGCGGGCTATCGGACTTGATACAAATCTTCATGATGTACGGTTTGTTGAAGATGACTGGGAAAGCCCGACCTTAGGGGCATGGGGGCTTGGCTGGGAATGCTGGTGCGATGGTATGGAAGTATCGCAATTTACTTACTTTCAGCAAATTTGCGGCATTGAATGTTCGCCCGTTTCGGGAGAGCTCACCTATGGTCTGGAACGGCTTGCCATGTATATCCAAGGCGTTGACAATGTTTATGATTTGAATTTCAACGGACGTGAAGGCGAAGATAAAATAAGCTATGGAGATATATTCCTGCAAGCCGAGCAGGAATATTCGCGTTTCAATTTCGAATTTGCCGATACCGAACTTTTGCACCGCCATTTCATTGATGCAGAACGAGAATGCGCGGCTATTCTGGAAGCAGGAAAACCGCATGAAAAAGGCGGGCTTCACCTTTGTGTCATGCCTGCTTATGACCAATGTATCAAAGCCAGTCACGTCTTCAATCTTTTACAAGCGCGCGGTGTCATATCGGTTACCGAAAGACAAAGCTATATTTTGCGGGTGCGTGATCTGGCGCGCCGTTGTGGTGAAGCTTTTCTGTTAACCGACGCCGGTGGCGCAAATTACAAAGGAGAAGCCTGA
- a CDS encoding tetratricopeptide repeat protein, producing the protein MQVAKMTRLIALLTAGTILMTASAFAKKEEPVKAGSFAGAYLAGRIAASDNNVDLAISYFKQALGFEPDNVSMQQDMLLTLLSAGEFKDAVKQAKRLKGNADVERYVRLTLASDAFIRKNYIGAKSELEFSDPSDMDKLSSGLMGAWATFGRGNTKGAIQEVKNLLGPVWYDLFLSYHMALMNDLAGHKDEAERYYKQALNDRQGGAAAPDTYERIIISYASFQLRNDKRDEALATLRDGEKMLTGRDALKNIRQRIEDGSSLDMVVKTPQEGASEVLYDLGTAINRGGAEAFARIFLQLSEALRPHNDATLFQLADISSKLEENNRAIDIYQEIPVKSPYYRDAELRLALILADTGKSEEAIRHLSALEKDFPEDQRISMAMTGVYMQDKAYDKAAAVMDRAIARIPHLEQENWLMFYQRGMAEERLKEWDKAEPDFRKALELYPNQPQVLNYLGYSLIDRNEKLDEALNMVKKAAELRAQDGYIVDSLGWAYYKLGRYDEAVKTLENAVKLRPEDATINDHLGDAYWMVGRKLEATFQWNHAIAGKPEPEELTKIQEKLKSGLQTPSLEKSAEKTDSKQN; encoded by the coding sequence ATGCAAGTCGCGAAAATGACTCGCCTGATTGCACTTTTGACTGCCGGCACAATTTTGATGACAGCCTCCGCTTTTGCAAAAAAAGAAGAGCCTGTCAAAGCGGGATCATTTGCCGGAGCTTATTTGGCAGGTCGTATCGCAGCAAGCGACAACAATGTCGATCTTGCTATTTCCTATTTCAAACAGGCACTCGGTTTTGAACCGGATAACGTCTCCATGCAGCAGGATATGCTTTTAACCCTTTTGTCTGCAGGCGAGTTCAAGGACGCTGTCAAACAGGCAAAACGGCTCAAAGGCAATGCCGATGTTGAACGCTATGTCAGGCTTACGCTTGCAAGTGATGCCTTTATCAGAAAAAATTACATTGGCGCGAAAAGCGAGCTCGAATTTTCCGATCCTTCTGACATGGATAAACTTTCGTCCGGATTGATGGGAGCATGGGCAACATTCGGACGAGGAAATACAAAAGGCGCCATTCAAGAAGTCAAAAATCTTCTCGGGCCGGTTTGGTATGATTTGTTCTTGAGTTATCATATGGCGCTGATGAATGATCTTGCCGGCCATAAAGATGAGGCAGAGCGTTATTACAAGCAAGCGTTAAACGACCGCCAGGGGGGTGCTGCCGCACCTGACACCTATGAGCGCATCATTATTTCTTATGCATCATTTCAATTGCGCAACGATAAACGCGACGAAGCACTCGCCACCTTACGCGACGGCGAGAAAATGCTTACCGGACGCGATGCATTGAAAAACATCCGCCAACGGATCGAAGACGGAAGTTCTCTTGATATGGTGGTCAAAACGCCGCAAGAAGGTGCGAGCGAAGTGCTTTATGATCTCGGCACAGCCATTAACCGTGGTGGTGCCGAGGCGTTTGCACGTATTTTTCTTCAATTGTCGGAAGCGCTCCGTCCCCACAATGACGCAACGCTTTTCCAGCTTGCCGATATTTCCTCCAAATTGGAAGAAAACAACCGCGCGATCGACATTTATCAGGAGATACCGGTTAAATCACCTTATTATCGGGATGCGGAGTTGAGACTTGCGCTTATTCTGGCTGACACGGGAAAGAGCGAGGAAGCCATTCGTCACCTTTCGGCACTTGAAAAAGATTTTCCGGAAGACCAACGCATTTCAATGGCAATGACCGGCGTCTATATGCAAGACAAAGCTTATGACAAAGCCGCGGCCGTAATGGATCGTGCAATTGCGCGCATTCCCCATCTCGAACAAGAAAACTGGTTGATGTTCTATCAACGCGGCATGGCGGAAGAGCGCTTGAAAGAATGGGATAAGGCTGAACCGGACTTTCGAAAAGCGCTGGAACTCTATCCTAACCAGCCGCAGGTTTTGAACTATCTTGGCTATTCATTAATCGATCGCAATGAAAAACTTGATGAAGCTTTGAATATGGTCAAGAAAGCCGCCGAACTGCGGGCACAAGACGGTTATATCGTCGACTCTCTCGGATGGGCCTATTATAAACTCGGTCGCTATGACGAGGCCGTCAAAACGCTGGAAAACGCGGTCAAATTACGCCCCGAAGACGCAACCATCAATGACCACCTTGGTGACGCTTATTGGATGGTCGGACGCAAACTTGAAGCCACATTCCAGTGGAATCATGCAATTGCCGGAAAGCCCGAACCGGAAGAATTGACAAAAATTCAGGAAAAGCTGAAATCCGGTCTACAAACGCCCTCATTGGAAAAATCTGCTGAAAAAACCGATAGCAAACAAAATTAA
- a CDS encoding polyprenyl synthetase family protein — MVAENKTGQKAEYQASIKPLIDITKDDMQKVNELIIAMAGSDVEMIPEVSNHLISSGGKRLRPMLTLASARLFGYQGSGHIKLATAVEFMHTATLLHDDVVDDSDMRRGKSTARMIWGNEASVLVGDFLLGQAFKMMVEVNSMDALSVLANAAAIIAEGEVMQLAAAKHLTTTEDEYLKVINAKTAALFSAAAEVGPIIAGYGEKERQALKHYGTSLGLAFQLVDDALDYGGNSKNLGKNTGDDFREGKITMPVILSYSRGDDEEKNFWKQSLEEGKNDDDALAHALKLMKQHHSLEDTIKAARHHGNEALKALDGLKPSKEKAALCEVIEFCISRVN; from the coding sequence TTGGTCGCTGAGAACAAAACAGGTCAAAAAGCCGAATATCAGGCATCTATTAAGCCGCTTATTGATATTACAAAAGATGATATGCAAAAAGTAAATGAACTTATCATTGCTATGGCCGGTTCCGATGTGGAAATGATTCCTGAAGTTTCGAACCATCTTATTTCTTCCGGTGGTAAGAGATTGAGACCGATGTTGACCCTCGCTTCTGCACGCTTGTTCGGTTATCAGGGATCGGGGCATATCAAGTTGGCGACAGCGGTTGAATTTATGCACACAGCAACTCTTCTTCATGACGATGTTGTCGATGATAGCGATATGCGTCGGGGAAAATCGACCGCCAGAATGATCTGGGGCAATGAGGCAAGTGTCCTCGTTGGTGACTTTTTGCTTGGACAAGCATTCAAAATGATGGTTGAAGTCAATTCGATGGATGCTTTGTCGGTGCTCGCCAATGCTGCGGCAATTATTGCCGAAGGTGAAGTTATGCAGCTTGCTGCTGCAAAGCATTTGACCACAACAGAAGACGAATACTTGAAAGTTATCAATGCCAAAACGGCCGCGCTTTTTTCTGCAGCAGCAGAAGTCGGCCCTATCATTGCGGGATACGGTGAAAAAGAACGTCAGGCTTTGAAGCATTACGGAACCTCGCTTGGACTTGCTTTTCAGCTTGTTGATGACGCACTTGATTATGGTGGCAATTCCAAAAATCTGGGTAAAAATACCGGAGATGATTTCCGCGAAGGCAAAATTACCATGCCGGTTATCCTTTCCTATAGTCGTGGGGACGATGAAGAAAAAAACTTCTGGAAACAATCTCTCGAAGAGGGAAAAAATGACGATGATGCGCTAGCCCATGCGCTGAAACTCATGAAGCAACATCATAGTCTTGAAGATACAATCAAAGCAGCGCGCCATCATGGCAATGAGGCATTGAAGGCTCTTGACGGGCTTAAACCCAGCAAGGAAAAAGCAGCATTGTGCGAAGTGATCGAGTTTTGTATTTCCCGGGTGAATTAA
- a CDS encoding DUF2007 domain-containing protein has translation MIELFATNDIVLISFVESLMKSEGIVYFVTDQNTSVAEGSLGAIRRRFLVGEEYAEEARQIMVDAGLAHELSQRQ, from the coding sequence ATGATTGAATTGTTTGCCACAAACGACATTGTTCTTATTTCATTTGTCGAAAGCCTTATGAAATCGGAGGGGATCGTTTATTTTGTAACCGATCAGAATACCAGCGTTGCAGAAGGGTCTCTCGGAGCTATCAGGCGGCGATTTCTGGTTGGCGAAGAATATGCTGAAGAAGCAAGGCAAATTATGGTAGATGCAGGCTTGGCCCATGAACTATCACAAAGACAATAA
- a CDS encoding tRNA1(Val) (adenine(37)-N6)-methyltransferase, with the protein MNYHKDNKSDMSALNETIDVFHRGGFYLVQPKSGGHRSGMDAMLLGGLVPTDFKGKIVDLGAGAGAAGFAVASRCKNVEVTLVERAAEMVNFARKSIALPENAAIAPRINIVLADVTLRGKQRQEAGLSDNAFDFAIMNPPFNSPFDRKTPDNLKAEAHVMADHMFEDWIRTAAAIIRPSGYLGLIARPQSLAEILKAFEGRFGDVLVFPVHSRKNSAAIRILVHAKRASKAPLSLMPALYIHEDDLHAFSPLVDAINNGKMSIWQSI; encoded by the coding sequence ATGAACTATCACAAAGACAATAAATCGGATATGTCCGCCTTGAACGAAACAATTGATGTCTTCCATCGTGGCGGATTTTATCTGGTTCAGCCCAAAAGTGGCGGGCATCGTTCAGGCATGGATGCAATGTTGCTGGGCGGGCTTGTGCCAACCGATTTCAAGGGAAAAATTGTCGATCTCGGCGCTGGTGCGGGTGCTGCCGGTTTTGCTGTTGCCTCGCGGTGTAAAAATGTCGAGGTCACTCTCGTTGAACGCGCTGCGGAAATGGTCAATTTTGCCAGAAAAAGTATTGCACTTCCAGAAAACGCAGCAATTGCACCACGGATCAATATTGTCTTGGCCGATGTAACTTTAAGGGGCAAGCAAAGACAAGAGGCGGGGCTTTCTGACAACGCTTTCGATTTTGCCATCATGAATCCGCCTTTCAATTCACCTTTTGACCGTAAAACACCCGACAATTTGAAAGCCGAAGCGCATGTTATGGCTGATCATATGTTTGAAGACTGGATTCGCACTGCTGCGGCAATCATAAGACCTTCGGGTTATTTGGGGTTAATTGCGCGGCCACAATCTTTGGCGGAAATTCTGAAGGCGTTTGAAGGACGTTTCGGCGATGTTCTGGTATTTCCGGTTCATTCGCGAAAAAACAGCGCGGCAATTCGCATACTCGTTCACGCCAAGAGAGCAAGCAAAGCACCGCTTTCTCTGATGCCCGCACTTTACATTCATGAGGATGATCTTCATGCTTTTTCGCCGCTCGTCGATGCAATCAATAATGGTAAAATGAGTATTTGGCAGAGTATTTGA
- a CDS encoding S49 family peptidase yields MSGFFKRFIPRRFRSNAVEIPVVRLQGMIMEASSPLRQTLSLSSCANALEKAFSDKEAPAVAIAINSPGGSPVQSRLIYRRIRDLAEEKHKRVLVFVEDVAASGGYMIACAGDEIFADPSSVVGSIGVVSASFGFPELLKKIGVERRVYTAGKNKVSLDPFQPEKKSDIDHLKALQLEIHETFINLVKESRGSKLVDDPNLFTGMFWTGKKGKELGLVDELSDLRSLIKQRYGHDAKMRLVSASRSLLGRKTPAISAGLVSSAVDGLIQSAEERALWQRYGL; encoded by the coding sequence TTGTCAGGCTTTTTTAAACGTTTTATTCCACGCCGGTTCCGTTCCAATGCTGTCGAGATTCCGGTTGTGCGGTTGCAAGGGATGATTATGGAAGCGTCTTCCCCTTTGCGTCAAACTTTATCACTGAGTTCGTGTGCAAACGCTCTGGAAAAAGCATTTTCCGACAAAGAAGCTCCGGCTGTGGCTATTGCTATTAATTCTCCAGGCGGTTCTCCTGTTCAATCGCGCCTGATTTACCGTCGCATTCGTGACCTTGCGGAAGAAAAACATAAACGCGTTCTGGTTTTTGTCGAAGATGTTGCTGCATCGGGTGGCTATATGATTGCTTGTGCCGGCGACGAAATTTTTGCAGATCCGTCTTCGGTCGTGGGCTCGATCGGTGTGGTTTCCGCATCATTCGGTTTTCCGGAATTGCTCAAAAAAATCGGTGTGGAACGCCGCGTTTATACAGCTGGCAAAAACAAAGTTTCGCTTGACCCGTTCCAGCCCGAAAAAAAGTCCGACATTGATCACTTGAAAGCTCTGCAACTTGAAATTCATGAAACCTTCATCAATCTCGTAAAGGAAAGTCGGGGTTCGAAACTCGTTGATGACCCCAATCTGTTTACCGGCATGTTCTGGACGGGCAAAAAGGGTAAGGAGCTCGGGCTTGTTGATGAACTTTCCGATTTGCGTTCTCTTATCAAACAACGTTATGGTCACGATGCCAAAATGCGTCTTGTTTCAGCTTCGAGAAGCTTGTTAGGACGCAAAACTCCGGCCATTTCGGCGGGGTTGGTCTCTTCGGCTGTCGACGGGCTTATCCAGTCGGCAGAAGAACGGGCTTTGTGGCAGCGCTATGGACTTTAA
- a CDS encoding 4-(cytidine 5'-diphospho)-2-C-methyl-D-erythritol kinase, which yields MPSEVAKSATIVTPIKINLALHIVGERSDGYHLLDSLVCFSFEGDVLFYKPAKTNSFSIVGPRSVALSANADNLVSRARDLFVKNFPLKSEPCQLILEKNLPVASGIGGGSGDAAGVFALLKQQWQIEASDQELFEIGLTLGADVPMCLSAFLNRRSLRVSGIGEKLQPVDCCKIPMVLVNHGQSISTPEIFKLLGNRKSAALDIDVANLSNLHSLVNELKKTHNDLYECARSLAPELDDVLEILDGNGALLSRMSGSGATCFGIYENIKKAEEAASKIKSQKPDWFVKAVETTGKIDE from the coding sequence GTGCCTTCCGAGGTTGCAAAATCCGCAACAATTGTAACACCGATTAAAATCAATCTGGCGCTCCACATAGTGGGGGAGCGCAGCGATGGTTATCACCTTCTTGATAGTCTGGTCTGTTTCAGCTTTGAAGGTGATGTTCTCTTTTATAAACCTGCCAAAACAAATAGCTTTTCCATTGTAGGCCCTCGATCTGTCGCGCTTTCCGCAAATGCGGACAATCTGGTTTCAAGAGCGCGTGACCTTTTTGTTAAAAATTTTCCTCTAAAGTCCGAACCTTGTCAGCTCATCCTTGAAAAAAATCTGCCTGTTGCTTCCGGTATCGGCGGTGGTTCCGGCGATGCTGCCGGTGTTTTTGCTCTCTTAAAACAGCAATGGCAAATTGAAGCGTCCGATCAAGAGCTTTTTGAAATCGGTTTGACATTGGGTGCCGATGTGCCGATGTGCCTATCGGCCTTTTTAAACCGTAGGTCGCTTCGTGTCTCGGGTATCGGCGAAAAACTTCAGCCGGTTGATTGTTGTAAAATTCCGATGGTACTTGTCAATCACGGGCAATCCATTTCGACGCCGGAAATTTTTAAACTTTTGGGTAACAGGAAAAGCGCAGCACTTGATATTGATGTTGCAAACTTGTCCAATCTTCATTCACTTGTGAATGAGCTCAAAAAAACACATAACGATCTTTATGAATGTGCGCGCTCGCTTGCACCAGAGCTTGATGATGTGCTGGAAATACTTGACGGGAATGGCGCACTTCTCTCACGTATGTCAGGATCAGGTGCAACGTGTTTCGGCATTTACGAAAATATCAAGAAAGCGGAAGAGGCGGCAAGCAAGATAAAATCACAAAAACCGGACTGGTTTGTAAAAGCAGTCGAGACAACGGGTAAAATAGACGAATAA
- the moaB gene encoding molybdenum cofactor biosynthesis protein B, translating to MIHIDDKAKMESLNIAVLSVSDTRNSSDDRSGDVLEERIKTAGHNLAKRAIVRDEIPEIRKKIADWAADPDVEIIITTGGTGFTGRDVTPEAIEPLFDKRMDGFSAMFHKVSYETIGMVTIQSRATAGLINGTFVFCLPGSTGACKDAWDNILKGELDSRQRPHNLVMLMPRLTER from the coding sequence ATGATTCATATTGATGATAAAGCCAAGATGGAATCGCTCAATATTGCGGTTTTGTCAGTATCGGATACACGTAATTCTAGCGATGACCGGTCAGGAGATGTTCTGGAAGAACGTATTAAAACGGCAGGTCATAATTTGGCTAAACGCGCTATTGTTCGCGATGAAATTCCTGAAATTCGCAAGAAAATTGCTGATTGGGCAGCCGATCCCGATGTTGAAATTATTATCACAACGGGCGGTACCGGTTTTACCGGACGTGACGTTACACCGGAAGCAATAGAACCGTTGTTTGACAAGCGAATGGATGGATTTTCAGCTATGTTTCATAAAGTTTCCTATGAGACAATCGGCATGGTGACGATACAGTCACGCGCAACAGCAGGACTTATCAATGGAACATTCGTCTTCTGCCTGCCCGGTTCAACAGGTGCCTGCAAGGATGCGTGGGATAATATATTGAAAGGCGAGCTTGATAGCCGCCAGCGCCCGCATAATCTGGTCATGCTCATGCCACGCTTGACAGAACGTTAA
- a CDS encoding glycosyltransferase family 2 protein, with protein sequence MENKPRILVFIPAYRCAPQIGRVLSQFDDEVQKWVDTVMVVDNRSPDDTQDKAIFSGRDQLDNCRFIVWENADNYGLGGSHKVAFQYAIQHGYDYLVVLHGDDQADIRDLLPFLKQGMHLENDCLLGARFMTDSKLEGYSAFRTFGNRVYNWLFSVVAFHRIYDLGSGLNVYRLDKFKEFYYKKFPDDLTFNYVMLLGSYNKGQKVRFFPITWRESDQVSNVRLFRQAFKVLQLLGKYFFMRARFLNSDMRTVKHASYTGKIVFTTQKDEDSQ encoded by the coding sequence TTGGAAAATAAGCCACGCATTCTCGTGTTCATTCCCGCTTATCGTTGTGCTCCTCAAATAGGACGGGTGCTTTCGCAATTCGATGATGAAGTTCAAAAATGGGTGGATACGGTGATGGTCGTTGATAACCGGTCGCCTGATGATACACAGGACAAAGCTATTTTCTCAGGGCGCGACCAACTGGATAATTGTCGATTCATTGTATGGGAAAATGCCGATAATTACGGACTTGGCGGGTCTCACAAAGTGGCGTTCCAATATGCGATTCAACATGGTTATGACTATCTTGTCGTTTTGCATGGTGACGATCAGGCAGATATCAGAGATTTGCTACCATTTCTGAAGCAGGGAATGCATTTGGAAAATGATTGTCTTCTGGGAGCTCGCTTTATGACGGATAGCAAGCTTGAAGGCTATTCGGCATTTCGCACATTCGGTAATCGTGTTTATAATTGGCTGTTTTCAGTGGTAGCATTCCATCGGATTTACGACTTGGGTTCCGGTCTCAATGTTTACCGGTTGGATAAATTTAAGGAATTCTATTATAAAAAATTTCCGGATGATTTGACTTTTAACTATGTAATGTTACTTGGCAGTTATAACAAAGGGCAGAAAGTACGATTTTTCCCGATTACGTGGCGTGAAAGCGATCAGGTTTCCAATGTCCGCTTGTTTCGTCAAGCTTTCAAGGTTCTTCAGTTGTTGGGAAAATATTTTTTTATGCGTGCGCGTTTTTTAAACTCCGACATGAGAACGGTTAAACATGCATCATACACAGGAAAAATTGTATTCACCACGCAAAAAGATGAAGACAGTCAATGA
- a CDS encoding capsular biosynthesis protein encodes MNSDTPLIDGTLIVDVDGTLCALKTPEQSYSDVTPNLPLIEKLRHYQSKGYKILLFTSRNMKTYKGNLAEINKYTAPILLEWLDKWSVPYDEILFGKPWPRKNGFYIDDRAIRPDEFLKLSEEEIHALLREK; translated from the coding sequence GTGAACAGTGATACTCCTCTTATTGACGGCACATTGATTGTTGACGTTGACGGTACGCTTTGTGCATTAAAGACGCCTGAACAATCCTATTCTGATGTCACGCCGAATTTGCCACTCATTGAAAAGCTTCGTCATTATCAGTCCAAGGGGTACAAAATCCTCCTTTTCACCTCTAGAAATATGAAGACCTACAAAGGAAATTTGGCAGAGATTAACAAATATACCGCTCCTATTCTTCTCGAATGGCTTGATAAATGGAGCGTTCCTTATGATGAAATTCTATTCGGTAAGCCATGGCCGCGCAAAAACGGTTTTTACATTGATGATCGCGCAATAAGACCAGATGAATTCTTGAAATTGAGCGAAGAAGAAATTCATGCGCTACTGAGGGAGAAATAA
- a CDS encoding glycosyltransferase family 2 protein, whose protein sequence is MSRTIVITMAGLGSRFRKAGYGVPKYEIEAHGRLLFDWSLLSLKNFYSGSRVVYVCLKENNASGFLTRKSEALGLNDIRIVEIDKLTDGQATSAILSSEHWLPNSELLIYNIDTYVEPDVLTPQSIRKNSDGWVPCFRANGDHWSFLLPDQQGWAEKLIEKKRISDYATIGLYWFKSGEDYIAAYNRYFSHADNLVQGERYIAPLYNTLIENGMKVSFSDIPINKVHALGTPDELNAFLADFKPEWDPAYSLKNNDEELRIDHKATK, encoded by the coding sequence TTGTCACGTACCATAGTTATTACAATGGCGGGCTTGGGAAGTCGTTTTCGTAAAGCAGGGTATGGAGTTCCAAAGTATGAGATTGAGGCTCACGGAAGATTACTCTTCGATTGGTCGTTATTATCGCTCAAAAACTTTTATAGCGGCAGTAGGGTTGTCTATGTGTGCCTTAAAGAAAATAACGCGTCCGGTTTCTTGACGAGAAAAAGTGAGGCGCTCGGGCTTAACGACATTCGCATTGTTGAAATTGATAAGTTGACAGACGGGCAGGCAACGAGCGCGATATTATCTTCTGAACATTGGTTACCAAATTCCGAGTTACTGATTTACAATATTGATACCTATGTCGAACCCGATGTCTTAACCCCTCAATCGATTAGAAAAAATTCTGACGGATGGGTACCATGTTTCCGTGCAAATGGGGACCATTGGAGCTTCCTTTTGCCGGACCAACAAGGATGGGCAGAAAAACTTATAGAGAAGAAACGCATATCTGATTACGCGACTATCGGGCTTTATTGGTTTAAGTCGGGCGAAGATTATATAGCTGCATATAACCGGTATTTTTCTCATGCCGATAATCTTGTTCAAGGTGAACGGTATATTGCACCACTCTATAACACTCTTATTGAAAACGGGATGAAAGTGTCCTTTTCAGATATTCCAATTAACAAAGTTCATGCTCTTGGAACTCCTGATGAATTGAATGCATTTTTAGCCGATTTTAAGCCGGAATGGGATCCTGCATATAGCTTAAAAAATAACGATGAAGAACTCCGAATTGACCACAAGGCGACGAAATAA
- a CDS encoding PA0069 family radical SAM protein codes for MGKAVINQHLVNVMAKADHLAFNAMSADGGRLLIDQSLLRTEAQKTRGRGAALNPAGRFEKQSGERFYDGWDLDEQLSPLQTSVETEKARTIITHNDSPDIFFDRSINPYRGCEHGCIYCFARPTHSYMGLSAGIDFETKLFAKPDAAKLLERELSNPDYKVRPIAIGTNTDPYQPIEKKWQIMRQILDVLDKCNHPLCITTKSALIVRDCDILERMTERKLVRVALSITTLDRRLARLMEPRAATPERRLWAIKELTKRGVPVSVMMAPVIPGLNDHEIENVLTRAKEAGAIDAGYVMLRLPYEVAPLFKDWLLREYPDRYRRVMQLLRDMRGGKDYDADWKTRMSGEGPFAKLVADRFRLARQRLGLHERHQKLEIGLFRPPLKVAKQLSFLFDDKI; via the coding sequence ATGGGAAAAGCAGTGATCAATCAACATCTGGTAAATGTCATGGCAAAGGCCGACCATTTGGCTTTCAACGCGATGTCGGCCGATGGTGGCAGACTGTTGATTGATCAATCCTTGCTTCGTACAGAGGCTCAAAAAACAAGGGGAAGGGGAGCGGCGCTCAATCCCGCCGGAAGGTTCGAGAAACAGTCAGGTGAACGGTTTTATGACGGTTGGGATCTGGATGAACAGCTTTCTCCGCTTCAAACATCTGTAGAAACCGAAAAAGCCCGTACAATTATTACCCACAATGATTCGCCCGATATTTTCTTCGATCGGTCAATCAATCCTTATCGCGGATGCGAACATGGTTGTATTTATTGTTTTGCGCGCCCGACCCATTCTTATATGGGGCTCTCGGCAGGGATTGATTTTGAAACAAAATTATTTGCCAAACCCGATGCGGCAAAACTTCTGGAACGGGAATTATCAAACCCCGATTATAAGGTTCGGCCAATTGCTATCGGAACCAATACGGACCCTTATCAGCCAATCGAGAAAAAATGGCAGATTATGCGGCAAATTCTCGATGTATTGGATAAATGCAACCATCCTTTATGTATCACAACAAAATCGGCACTTATTGTAAGGGATTGCGATATTCTTGAAAGAATGACTGAGCGAAAGCTTGTCCGCGTGGCTTTATCCATCACAACATTGGATAGAAGACTTGCCCGCCTCATGGAACCGCGTGCTGCAACGCCGGAGCGACGTTTATGGGCAATCAAGGAATTGACGAAAAGGGGCGTGCCCGTAAGTGTTATGATGGCGCCGGTTATTCCCGGATTGAATGACCACGAAATAGAAAATGTTTTGACGAGAGCAAAAGAGGCCGGTGCGATTGACGCCGGTTATGTTATGCTCAGACTGCCTTATGAAGTTGCTCCGCTCTTTAAAGATTGGCTATTGCGCGAATATCCCGACCGTTACAGGCGGGTTATGCAGCTTCTGCGTGATATGCGTGGTGGCAAGGATTATGATGCGGATTGGAAAACACGTATGTCCGGCGAGGGGCCGTTTGCCAAACTCGTTGCCGACCGTTTTCGTCTGGCACGACAAAGACTGGGGTTGCATGAACGCCATCAAAAGCTCGAGATCGGGCTTTTCAGACCGCCGTTGAAAGTAGCAAAACAGTTGTCATTTCTTTTTGACGACAAAATTTGA